The Acidithiobacillus thiooxidans ATCC 19377 DNA window AGAGTTGCCCCAAGACACTTCCGATGGATTGGTCGGTGCGGCAATCCGTCTAAAGAGGTACCCAAAAGATTCTAAAGCACATCCACCATGCGCTGCACCTGTTCGACACCGACTGCCGCCCATTTGCGCCCATCCGGGGCGTTGCGGTTCCAGGCTAAAGGCGAGGTGTGCGGCATGGGAAACAACCGCGTGCCCTCCGGCCATACGCGGCGAATTTCCAGTGGATAGAGCATCTCCGCCAGCTTCGGGTCCTGCCCATATTCCGCCAGAAACCGCATATTCTCCGACAAACCCCGAATTCCGGTAATCGCCCGGGTGGCGGTTTCGCCCACGGTCAGCACAGCTTGCGGTTGTGCCCGTTCCATAGTCTCCGCCAGATAAGGCAGGCAATGCCCGATTTCTATCGTTGTGGGCTTGCGATTTTCCGGCGGTCGGCAACGAACGATATTCGCGCAACCGTAGTCCAGCCCACGACGCAAACCATGCGCTTCCAGGAGCGTGTGCAATGTCCGCCCAGCGCGCCCCACAAAGCCTTTCCCTTGGGCGTCTTCGTCGGCGCCTGGGGCCTCACCGACCACCAGAACACGACAAGGCCGTCCAAACTCCGGCAAATCCGGCGCCACTATCTGGGTACGGGACTGACAAAGCGCCGGGCATTTTTGGCAATGGGTGGATCTTTCAGGCATCCGCATATCCCGCGCTTTCCAGCAGGTCCAGATAATGCGCCTGACTATGGATCATCTGCAGTTCATGGCGGATTTGTTCGCCACCTATTCCCTTATTTCTGGTAAGCAGCACAAACAGGCTTTCAGGGGGAAAGTATTGGATGACCACATCCAGAATACCCAAGCCTTTGAGTGTCTGGAGGTCCTCGCGGAGCTGGGCATCCTCCAGGTTTTTGCCGTCCAGTATCATGACGGCGTGATGTCTGGCGGCTTTCAGGGCGCTGAGCCATTCCGCCTGATTCCGGACGGACGCTTCAGGTGTAGGAATAATCGCCATATTCAGTGTGCTGTACTTCTTTTGCATCTGCTGAGCCCAGGTGCTTTTCCCGGAAGCCGTGACCCCAATGGGGATGATGACCAGAGGGTGTTGTGAAAGGACCTCTTCGGAAAGAGGACGCTTTTTTAATGTAGGAATGGGCATAAAGTGGCTACCGAATTCATAGATCCAAGGATTCCGCATCGTAACATGAAAGCGTTTTTTGTGGCGCAACCAGCTGCAGACGGCGCATTGGTTTTTGCACGTTCCCGGCGCGCTCGCACTGCATCACACCAGATTTTCCAAAACTGCGTCTTGTTAGCCACCGTCATCATTCCCGCTGCGATCGGTAACATCTTTCGCAAATTCCGTAAGCACTTTGGGCGGGAAGCGCCTTTCCGCAACTTCTGCAGTGACGTTTCAGACCCTGGCGGATCTGGACAATCAGCTGCTGGACGCAACGTTCCCTTTCCGCCGTAGCCCGGTGTATTTCGGGAAAAAATTGCGGATAACGATAGTGAAACCAGCAATACAGCGAGAGATGCTTGTAGTCAGATTCCAGTTCTTCCGTCTGCGCCCGCGTTCCACTGCATGCAGGAGAATGATGGGGCCGCTGTTCCAGAATGGCGGCAACCATCCTCCGGAAATGTTGCATCTGGCCGGCCCGCACATCGACGGGTGCCGTCAGGATTTGCAGACGCTCCGCCATGGACAAGCGATGAGAACCAGCCAGCGTGTCCAGAATATGGGCTTTATCCAACGTTTCAGTGAGATCCATGCAGGTGAACCAGTCAGAACCTTTAAGCGTTTTCTGCCAGGCAACCAGCAAGTCATGCACGCCAATGTCGGGCGCCGCATCCATGGCGCGGTCGATCCAGGTCCGGGTGGGCGCGGCAAAAATGGTGGGAAAGTTAATGGCGCTATCCGTTTTGTTGAGCGCTTTCTGGATTTGCCGGTGAATGGCGGCATCAGCGCCAGCGGCATGACCCACATCGTGATGCCCGTACCGCCCTGCCCGTCCAGCAATCTGCCGAATTAACGGCTTGGGTACGGCGGCGCTGATGCGGCCATTGTACTTTTCGCCTTCGCCAATAACGACCGTATGCGCCGGCAAATTCAGGCCCATAGCCACAGCATCCGTAGCGACCAGGATAGCGGCCTCCCCCGCACGGAAGCGACGGGCTTCTTCACGGCGGACTTCCGGCGGCATAGCCCCGTAAATCTGCGCGACCGAATGCCCGCTTTGACGGAAATATTCGCCCCAGCGAATGACCGAATTGCGGGAGAACACCACAAAAATACTGCCGGGCTTTAAGGCCTTGGGTGAGATGGCCTGCGGCGTCATCGCCAGTTGCGTGAAACGCTTGGTGTGATGAACGGTCAGCGTATCACCGGTGATT harbors:
- a CDS encoding uracil-DNA glycosylase → MPERSTHCQKCPALCQSRTQIVAPDLPEFGRPCRVLVVGEAPGADEDAQGKGFVGRAGRTLHTLLEAHGLRRGLDYGCANIVRCRPPENRKPTTIEIGHCLPYLAETMERAQPQAVLTVGETATRAITGIRGLSENMRFLAEYGQDPKLAEMLYPLEIRRVWPEGTRLFPMPHTSPLAWNRNAPDGRKWAAVGVEQVQRMVDVL